Proteins encoded in a region of the Streptococcus sanguinis genome:
- a CDS encoding helix-turn-helix transcriptional regulator translates to MNRVKEFRKEKKMSQLELAKSIGVSRQTINMIENNKYNPTLELCINLARALDTDLNALFWESQLTDEDSND, encoded by the coding sequence ATGAATCGTGTCAAAGAATTTCGAAAAGAAAAAAAGATGTCTCAACTAGAGTTGGCCAAGTCTATCGGGGTATCGCGGCAAACTATCAATATGATTGAAAACAACAAATACAACCCCACCCTCGAGCTCTGTATCAATCTGGCTAGAGCGCTGGATACTGACCTCAACGCCCTCTTTTGGGAATCCCAGCTGACAGATGAAGATTCAAATGACTAA
- the rsmH gene encoding 16S rRNA (cytosine(1402)-N(4))-methyltransferase RsmH has product MTNEFHHITVLLHETVDQLAVKPAGIYVDATLGGAGHSEYLLSQLGDEGHLYAFDQDQTAIDNAKKRLAPYVERGMVTFIKDNFRHLKSRLQEAGVEEIDGICYDLGVSSPQLDQRERGFSYKQDAPLDMRMNRDAALTAFEVVNHYSYQDLVRIFFKYGEDKFSKQIARKIEQVRSVKPIETTTELAEIIKSAKPVKELKKKGHPAKQIFQAIRIEVNDELGAADESIQQAIDLLAVDGRIAVITFHSLEDRLTKQLFKEASTVDIPKGLPFIPDELQPKLELVSRKPILPSKEELESNNRAHSAKLRVARKIHK; this is encoded by the coding sequence ATGACAAACGAATTTCATCACATTACTGTTCTTCTTCATGAAACGGTTGACCAGCTGGCTGTTAAGCCTGCCGGCATCTATGTCGATGCGACCCTTGGGGGTGCTGGTCACAGCGAATATCTTTTGAGCCAGCTCGGGGATGAGGGGCATCTTTATGCTTTTGATCAGGACCAGACAGCTATTGACAATGCTAAAAAGCGCCTGGCTCCTTATGTAGAGCGGGGGATGGTGACCTTTATCAAGGACAATTTTCGCCACCTCAAGAGCCGTTTGCAAGAAGCCGGTGTGGAAGAAATTGATGGGATTTGTTATGACTTAGGCGTTTCCAGTCCTCAGCTGGATCAGCGTGAGCGTGGTTTTTCCTATAAACAGGATGCGCCTTTGGATATGCGCATGAACCGCGATGCAGCCTTGACAGCTTTTGAGGTTGTTAATCATTATAGCTATCAGGATTTAGTACGAATCTTTTTTAAATACGGCGAAGATAAGTTTTCTAAGCAGATTGCTCGCAAGATTGAGCAGGTTAGAAGTGTCAAGCCCATTGAAACAACGACAGAACTGGCTGAAATTATCAAGTCAGCCAAGCCAGTTAAGGAGTTAAAGAAGAAAGGTCATCCAGCCAAGCAGATTTTTCAGGCCATTCGGATTGAGGTCAATGATGAGTTGGGCGCTGCGGATGAGTCTATTCAGCAAGCAATTGATTTGCTGGCGGTGGACGGCCGGATTGCGGTCATTACCTTTCATTCGCTGGAAGACCGCCTGACCAAGCAGCTTTTCAAAGAGGCGTCGACAGTGGATATTCCTAAAGGCTTGCCCTTCATTCCTGATGAACTGCAGCCTAAGCTGGAGCTGGTCAGCCGCAAACCAATTTTACCAAGCAAAGAAGAATTAGAAAGCAATAACCGGGCTCATTCCGCCAAGCTGCGCGTGGCCCGTAAGATACACAAGTGA
- a CDS encoding DUF3278 domain-containing protein, producing MKKETFSDKMIKRFYGITGPLDEQKRQQAEHLGNIGFIWLFFILIFGNAIAFPLAFRWPKIIAVAYPILLEILILGFCVYIVIQARRKGIDDLELGLQDEKEEKAMKHAGLKAGFSYWLLFYPLFGIMIAVMEKKDILQVLLQPKLIITGLAAGLGFGLMMHFIAKGKIRQAQKKEEEDL from the coding sequence ATGAAAAAAGAAACATTCTCAGACAAGATGATCAAACGATTTTACGGCATTACTGGACCTTTGGACGAGCAAAAACGTCAACAGGCTGAACACTTAGGAAATATAGGCTTCATCTGGCTTTTCTTTATTCTGATTTTTGGCAATGCTATCGCCTTTCCCCTAGCCTTTCGCTGGCCCAAAATTATCGCTGTTGCCTATCCTATCCTGCTGGAAATCCTTATCCTCGGCTTCTGTGTCTATATAGTCATCCAAGCACGCCGCAAAGGAATTGATGACCTAGAGCTAGGACTTCAGGATGAAAAAGAAGAAAAAGCTATGAAACATGCTGGTCTCAAAGCAGGTTTCTCTTATTGGTTGCTCTTTTACCCTCTCTTCGGCATCATGATAGCTGTCATGGAAAAGAAAGATATCCTACAAGTTTTGCTTCAGCCTAAACTCATTATAACTGGATTAGCCGCAGGCCTTGGATTTGGACTGATGATGCATTTCATTGCCAAAGGAAAGATTCGCCAAGCACAAAAAAAGGAGGAAGAAGACCTATGA
- a CDS encoding DUF3278 domain-containing protein — MKKQTFSDKMIKRFYGITGPLDEQKRQQAEHLGNIGFIWLFLILQVGNFLAFMLADIYPGLDARIYPIIIEVLTFIIAGIIYFRSEKEHLADLDLELMSEKERRKLQYPGLKIALFVGLTFHPIFSLVEAVTLKQDFFTLFLQADRILKSALVASILGVFISFYFKSRKHHTEQSE; from the coding sequence ATGAAAAAACAAACATTCTCAGACAAGATGATTAAACGATTTTACGGCATTACTGGACCTTTGGACGAGCAAAAGCGCCAACAGGCTGAGCACTTAGGAAATATAGGCTTTATTTGGCTTTTCTTGATTTTGCAAGTTGGTAATTTCCTAGCTTTCATGCTAGCCGATATCTATCCAGGCTTAGATGCTCGAATTTACCCCATTATTATAGAGGTTCTTACCTTTATAATAGCTGGTATCATTTACTTCAGGTCTGAGAAAGAGCACCTGGCAGATTTGGATTTGGAACTCATGAGTGAAAAAGAAAGGCGCAAGCTTCAATATCCCGGTCTTAAGATTGCTCTCTTCGTTGGGTTGACTTTCCATCCTATCTTTAGCCTTGTAGAAGCAGTCACTCTCAAGCAAGACTTTTTCACTCTCTTTTTACAAGCTGATCGAATCCTGAAATCAGCCTTGGTCGCTAGCATTTTAGGTGTTTTTATCAGCTTTTACTTTAAATCACGCAAACACCATACTGAACAGAGCGAATAA
- a CDS encoding DUF896 family protein → MDPKKIERINELAKKKKAEGLTAEEKVEQAKLREEYIEGYRRSVRHHIEGIKIVDEDGNDVTPEKLRQVQREKGLHGRSLDDPES, encoded by the coding sequence ATGGATCCTAAAAAAATTGAACGCATCAACGAACTAGCTAAAAAGAAAAAAGCTGAAGGTCTAACTGCTGAGGAAAAAGTGGAACAAGCCAAGCTTCGTGAAGAGTATATCGAAGGCTACCGTCGCTCTGTTCGTCATCACATCGAAGGCATCAAGATTGTTGATGAGGATGGCAATGATGTGACACCTGAGAAGTTGCGTCAAGTTCAGCGCGAGAAAGGCCTTCATGGCCGAAGTCTGGATGACCCAGAGTCTTAA
- the ftsL gene encoding cell division protein FtsL, producing the protein MSEKRPNPLQDQMRKFSRVEKAFYGSIVLTAIILAVSIVFMQTKLLQVDRDLTEVNTQIEAEQTELADIKQEVNELTRYERLSQLASSQDMKLQKGNRKTVSSTDEE; encoded by the coding sequence ATGTCAGAAAAAAGACCAAACCCGCTTCAAGATCAGATGCGAAAATTTTCCCGAGTTGAGAAGGCCTTTTACGGCTCTATCGTTTTGACTGCCATTATTTTAGCAGTCAGCATCGTCTTTATGCAGACCAAGCTATTGCAGGTAGATCGGGATTTGACAGAAGTCAATACACAGATTGAAGCGGAGCAGACAGAGCTGGCCGATATCAAGCAGGAAGTCAATGAACTGACCCGCTATGAAAGGCTGTCTCAGTTAGCCAGCTCTCAGGATATGAAACTCCAGAAGGGAAATCGTAAAACAGTGAGTTCAACGGATGAAGAATAG